A DNA window from Arachis duranensis cultivar V14167 chromosome 3, aradu.V14167.gnm2.J7QH, whole genome shotgun sequence contains the following coding sequences:
- the LOC107481780 gene encoding alternative oxidase 3, mitochondrial has protein sequence MKYITLTRFAARALSNSGRNYQRRCFSSSTIPEIKDQQHSEEKKSEVNNNNNTNNNGVVSSYWGITRPKVKREDGTEWPWNCFMPWDTYHSDVSIDVTKHHVPKSFADKFAYRSVKFLRFFSDLYFKERYGCHAMMLETIAGVPGMVGGMLLHLKSLRKFEHSGGWIKALLEEAENERMHLMTMVELVKPSWHERLLVITAQGVFFNAFFVFYLISPKAAHRFVGYLEEEALISYTQHLKAIETGKVQNVPAPAIAIDYWRLPKDATLKDVITVIRADEAHHRDVNHFASDIHHQGKQLKQAPAPIGYH, from the exons ATGAAGTATATAACTCTAACAAGGTTCGCGGCACGAGCTCTGTCTAATAGTGGCCGGAACTACCAGCGCCGCTGCTTCTCCTCCTCCACCATTCCTGAgataaaggatcagcagcactcggaggagaagaagagtgaagtcaacaacaacaataacaccaACAACAATGGTGTGGTTTCAAGTTACTGGGGGATCACAAGGCCAAAGGTTAAAAGGGAGGATGGTACTGAGTGGCCTTGGAACTGTTTCATG CCATGGGACACTTACCACTCAGATGTGTCCATTGACGTGACCAAGCACCATGTGCCAAAATCCTTTGCAGACAAGTTTGCATACAGGAGTGTCAAGTTTCTTAGGTTTTTCTCAGATTTGTACTTCAAG GAGCGGTACGGGTGCCATGCCATGATGCTAGAAACAATTGCAGGTGTCCCTGGAATGGTAGGAGGGATGTTGCTGCACCTCAAGTCTCTGAGGAAGTTTGAACACAGTGGAGGTTGGATTAAAGCACTGCTTGAGGAGGCAGAGAACGAGAGGATGCACCTGATGACCATGGTGGAGCTTGTGAAACCCAGCTGGCACGAGAGGCTTCTTGTTATTACTGCTCAGGGAGTTTTCTTCAATGCTTTCTTTGTGTTCTACCTCATCTCACCAAAAGCAGCGCATAGGTTTGTTGGGTACTTGGAAGAAGAGGCTCTGATCTCTTACACACAACACTTGAAGGCAATTGAGACTGGCAAAGTCCAGAATGTCCCTGCTCCTGCTATTGCAATTGACTATTGGAGGCTTCCAAAGGATGCAACTCTCAAGGATGTTATTACTGTCATTCGCGCTGATGAGGCTCACCATAGAGACGTCAATCACTTTGCTTCT GATATTCATCATCAAGGAAAGCAATTGAAGCAGGCTCCAGCACCTATTGGCTATCATTGA
- the LOC107481776 gene encoding uncharacterized protein LOC107481776 isoform X1 → MNKRMWSDEETKAFVGFMKEFVVDGLKTDSGQFKPGTFKKLALKMLEAFPTCTITAKHCKNKHKRLKEKYQYASEMLACSGFGWNSKKQCVEVDSKDVLDAWTKVAHPTKFYTVGKPFPLFHRLEGIFGKDRATGVSAASGFNTQEQVHEEGEDQSPGILEGTFGKDRATGVDAINGFNTQEQVHEEEEDQIPGLDEFEVSANTSFDGEQGAASHSEAGAASARHSGKKRKQNDILERMVECVRFSIAAQEKHVQILADAISGVNERFKIGEKLEQLGFSDDEVVQVVLKFSDNSNLEKSFWSLTNSQKSALVRSILR, encoded by the exons ATGAACAAGCGCATGTGGAGTGATGAAGAAACCAAAGCATTTGTGGGTTTCATGAAGGAGTTCGTTGTTGATGGTCTGAAAACCGATTCTGGACAATTCAAACCAGGAACTTTTAAAAAACTAGCTTTAAAGATGCTGGAGGCCTTCCCAACTTGTACCATAACCGCCAAACATTGCAAAAATAAGCATAAGCGATTGAAGGAGAAGTATCAATATGCCTCTGAGATGTTGGCTTGCAGTGGATTTGGGTGGAATTCTAAAAAACAGTGTGTGGAAGTAGACAGTAAAGATGTTCTTGATGCGTGGACGAAGGTC GCACACCCGACCAAGTTCTACACTGTTGGGAAGCCATTCCCTTTGTTCCACCGACTAGAGGGTATATTCGGAAAGGATAGAGCCACGGGTGTAAGTGCAGCAAGTGGTTTCAACACACAGGAACAAGTTCACGAAGAAGGGGAAGATCAGAGTCCAGGAATTCTAGAGGGTACATTCGGAAAGGATAGAGCCACAGGTGTAGATGCAATAAATGGTTTCAACACACAGGAACAAGTtcatgaagaagaggaagatcaGATTCCTGGATTGGACGAATTTGAGGTGTCAGCAAATACAAGCTTTGATGGAGAGCAAGGAGCAGCTTCACACTCTGAGGCTGGTGCAGCTAGCGCAAGGCATTCAGGAAAGAAGAGGAAGCAAAATGACATTCTAGAGAGGATGGTTGAATGTGTGCGGTTTTCTATTGCTGCCCAAGAGAAGCATGTCCAAATTCTTGCTGATGCTATTTCAGGTGTGAATGAGAGGTTTAAGATTGGTGAGAAGCTTGAACAACTTGGATTCAGTGATGATGAGGTTGTGCAGGTTGTGTTGAAGTTTTCTGATAACTCAAATTTGGAGAAGAGCTTCTGGAGTTTGACAAATTCTCAGAAGAGTGCATTAGTGCgatccattctaagataa
- the LOC107481776 gene encoding uncharacterized protein LOC107481776 isoform X2 produces the protein MNKRMWSDEETKAFVGFMKEFVVDGLKTDSGQFKPGTFKKLALKMLEAFPTCTITAKHCKNKHKRLKEKYQYASEMLACSGFGWNSKKQCVEVDSKDVLDAWTKAHPTKFYTVGKPFPLFHRLEGIFGKDRATGVSAASGFNTQEQVHEEGEDQSPGILEGTFGKDRATGVDAINGFNTQEQVHEEEEDQIPGLDEFEVSANTSFDGEQGAASHSEAGAASARHSGKKRKQNDILERMVECVRFSIAAQEKHVQILADAISGVNERFKIGEKLEQLGFSDDEVVQVVLKFSDNSNLEKSFWSLTNSQKSALVRSILR, from the exons ATGAACAAGCGCATGTGGAGTGATGAAGAAACCAAAGCATTTGTGGGTTTCATGAAGGAGTTCGTTGTTGATGGTCTGAAAACCGATTCTGGACAATTCAAACCAGGAACTTTTAAAAAACTAGCTTTAAAGATGCTGGAGGCCTTCCCAACTTGTACCATAACCGCCAAACATTGCAAAAATAAGCATAAGCGATTGAAGGAGAAGTATCAATATGCCTCTGAGATGTTGGCTTGCAGTGGATTTGGGTGGAATTCTAAAAAACAGTGTGTGGAAGTAGACAGTAAAGATGTTCTTGATGCGTGGACGAAG GCACACCCGACCAAGTTCTACACTGTTGGGAAGCCATTCCCTTTGTTCCACCGACTAGAGGGTATATTCGGAAAGGATAGAGCCACGGGTGTAAGTGCAGCAAGTGGTTTCAACACACAGGAACAAGTTCACGAAGAAGGGGAAGATCAGAGTCCAGGAATTCTAGAGGGTACATTCGGAAAGGATAGAGCCACAGGTGTAGATGCAATAAATGGTTTCAACACACAGGAACAAGTtcatgaagaagaggaagatcaGATTCCTGGATTGGACGAATTTGAGGTGTCAGCAAATACAAGCTTTGATGGAGAGCAAGGAGCAGCTTCACACTCTGAGGCTGGTGCAGCTAGCGCAAGGCATTCAGGAAAGAAGAGGAAGCAAAATGACATTCTAGAGAGGATGGTTGAATGTGTGCGGTTTTCTATTGCTGCCCAAGAGAAGCATGTCCAAATTCTTGCTGATGCTATTTCAGGTGTGAATGAGAGGTTTAAGATTGGTGAGAAGCTTGAACAACTTGGATTCAGTGATGATGAGGTTGTGCAGGTTGTGTTGAAGTTTTCTGATAACTCAAATTTGGAGAAGAGCTTCTGGAGTTTGACAAATTCTCAGAAGAGTGCATTAGTGCgatccattctaagataa
- the LOC107481779 gene encoding alternative oxidase 3, mitochondrial has protein sequence MKYVVLARSTARALFTGGRIYHRQFSTVTIARQLEKEATHHHGGSAFGESGSFWWRKMSSLPEIKDQHHSEEKKKEDTTTTNNNENGVVSSYWGITRPKVQREDGTEWPWNCFMPWDTYRADVSIDVKKHYVPKTFSDKVAFRSVKFLRVLSDLYFKERYGCHAMMLETIAAVPGMVGGMLLHLKSLRKFQHSGGWIKALLEEAENERMHLMTMVELVKPSWHERLLVITAQGVFFNAFFVFYLLSPKTAHRFVGYLEEEAVISYTQHLDAIVSGKVENVPAPAIAIDYWRLPKDATLKDVITVIRADEAHHRDVNHFASDIHHEGKELKEAPAPIGYH, from the exons ATGAAGTACGTCGTTTTAGCAAGGTCAACGGCACGAGCTCTATTCACCGGTGGCCGGATCTACCACCGCCAATTCTCCACGGTGACGATCGCCAGACAACTGGAGAAGGAGGCCACACACCACCATGGTGGCAGCGCCTTCGGCGAAAGCGGAAGCTTCTGGTGGCGGAAGATGTCCTCCCTGCCTGAGATAAAGGATCAGCATCActcagaagagaagaaaaaagaggacaccaccaccaccaacaacaaCGAGAACGGTGTTGTTTCGAGTTACTGGGGGATCACGAGGCCTAAGGTTCAGAGGGAAGATGGTACCGAATGGCCTTGGAACTGTTTCATG CCATGGGACACTTATCGCGCAGATGTGTCCATAGATGTGAAGAAACATTACGTGCCAAAGACGTTTTCGGACAAGGTTGCCTTCAGGAGTGTCAAATTTCTCAGGGTTCTCTCAGATTTGTACTTCAAG GAGCGGTATGGATGCCATGCCATGATGCTAGAAACAATTGCAGCTGTGCCAGGAATGGTGGGAGGGATGTTGTTACACCTCAAGTCACTAAGGAAGTTCCAACACAGTGGCGGTTGGATCAAGGCACTGCTTGAGGAAGCAGAGAACGAGAGGATGCACCTCATGACCATGGTTGAGCTTGTGAAACCAAGCTGGCACGAGAGGCTTCTTGTTATTACTGCTCAGGGAGTTTTCTTCAATGCCTTCTTTGTGTTCTACCTTCTCTCACCAAAGACCGCACACAGGTTTGTTGGTTATTTGGAAGAAGAAGCTGTCATCTCGTATACACAGCACTTGGATGCAATTGTAAGTGGCAAGGTTGAGAATGTCCCTGCTCCTGCCATTGCCATTGATTATTGGAGGCTTCCAAAGGATGCAACTCTCAAGGATGTTATTACTGTCATTCGCGCTGATGAGGCTCACCATAGAGACGTCAATCACTTCGCTTCT GATATTCACCATGAAGGAAAGGAATTGAAGGAGGCTCCAGCTCCTATTGGTTATCACTGA
- the LOC107481775 gene encoding ubiquinol oxidase 2, mitochondrial, translated as MKHSAFSSVVLRALINGRNNCNRSGTAVATATVMPFMAAEMSRHCAGAGGLKRGFPCWKRMMASESLRSSVEANSTEKKEEEKKSEGNSLVASSYWGISRQKVTREDGTEWPWNCFMPWETYHSNLSIDLTKHHVPKNFLDKVAYRTVKLIRIPTDVFFKRQYGCRAMMLETVAAVPGMVGGMLLHLRSLRRFQHSGGWIKALLEEAENERMHLMTMVELVKPKWYERILVLVVQGVFFNAFFALYLLSPKLAHRVVGYLEEEAIHSYTEFLRDLESGAIENVPAPAIAIDYWRLPKDAKLKDVITVIRADEAHHRDVNHFASDIHFQGKELRDAPAPIGYH; from the exons ATGAAGCATTCTGCATTCAGTTCTGTGGTTCTCCGAGCTCTGATCAATGGCAGGAATAACTGTAACCGTAGTGGCACGGCGGTTGCAACTGCGACGGTGATGCCGTTTATGGCGGCGGAAATGAGCCGCCACTGCGCGGGTGCTGGTGGCTTGAAAAGAGGATTCCCCTGCTGGAAGAGAATGATGGCTTCCGAGTCCCTGCGGTCGTCTGTTGAGGCAAATTCGACggaaaagaaggaggaggagaagaagagtgAAGGCAATAGCCTTGTGGCCTCGAGTTATTGGGGGATTTCGAGGCAGAAGGTTACGAGAGAGGATGGGACGGAGTGGCCTTGGAACTGCTTCATG CCGTGGGAGACTTACCATTCAAACTTGTCAATTGATTTGACCAAGCATCATGTTCCAAAGAATTTTCTGGATAAAGTTGCTTATAGGACAGTGAAGCTCATCAGAATTCCGACTGATGTTTTTTTCAAG AGACAATATGGTTGCCGTGCAATGATGCTTGAAACAGTTGCAGCTGTTCCTGGAATGGTGGGAGGAATGTTGTTGCACCTGAGGTCACTCCGCAGGTTTCAGCACAGTGGGGGCTGGATCAAAGCATTGCTCGAGGAAGCAGAGAATGAGAGAATGCACTTAATGACCATGGTGGAACTTGTGAAGCCTAAATGGTATGAAAGAATACTTGTTCTTGTTGTCCAAGGAGTTTTCTTCAACGCGTTCTTTGCGCTTTACTTACTCTCCCCAAAGCTAGCTCATAGAGTTGTTGGGTATCTTGAGGAGGAGGCCATACATTCTTACACTGAGTTCTTGAGGGACCTAGAGAGTGGTGCAATTGAAAATGTTCCTGCTCCTGCCATTGCAATAGATTATTGGAGGCTTCCCAAGGACGCCAAATTGAAAGATGTTATAACCGTCATTCGTGCCGATGAAGCTCATCACCGAGATGTGAACCATTTTGCTtct GATATCCACTTTCAGGGAAAAGAACTGAGGGATGCACCAGCTCCTATTGGCTATCATTAG
- the LOC107481532 gene encoding uncharacterized protein LOC107481532, giving the protein MRLSLGENNNIQELRNFAEWLLKIGDGLASDTTDGESIVHIPSDILIKNSETALDDLIDFVYPDMLSNLSIENYFKDRAILAPTLDCVIDVNNKMTAGLPGQERVNLSSDSVCAEERNMEFELDAFSPKILNGINCSGLPPHKLVLKVGAPVMLLRNIDQTNGLCNGTRM; this is encoded by the coding sequence ATGAGATTGTCACTAggtgaaaacaacaacatacaAGAACTCAGAAATTTTGCagaatggctactcaaaattgGTGATGGTTTGGCTAGTGATACAACAGATGGTGAATCGATCGTTCATATACCATCTGACATTTTGATTAAGAACTCTGAGACAGCTTTGGATGACCTCATTGATTTCGTGTATCCAGATATGTTATCCAATTTATCCATTGAAAATTATTTCAAGGATAGAGCAATTCTTGCACCAACTTTGGATTGTGTCATTGATGTCAACAACAAGATGACTGCAGGGTTACCTGGACAAGAAAGAGTCAACTTAAGTTCAGACTCTGTGTGTGCTGAAGAGAGAAATATGGAATTTGAGTTAGATGCTTTCTCGCCGAAAATTTTAAATGGAATAAATTGTTCAGGTCTACCACCACACAAGTTGGTTCTGAAGGTTGGTGCTCCTGTTATGTTGCTGCGGAATATAGACCAAACAAATGGTTTGTGCAATGGAACGAGGATGTAA